Proteins encoded by one window of Prevotella nigrescens:
- a CDS encoding nucleotidyltransferase, producing MKPTLLLLAAGMGSRYGGLKQLDGLGPNGETIMDYSIYDAIKAGFGKIVFIIRKDFEAQFREKVLSKYEGHIPSEIVFQSVDALPEGFTVPEGRGKPWGTNHAVLMAKAVVHEPFCVINCDDFYNRDAFMVIGKFLANLPEGSRNKYAMVGFRVGNTLSENGTVSRGLCSTNEQGHLTTVVERTKIERRDGKVQYMDEDGSWTTVPDNTPTSMNVWGFTPDYFEYSESYFKEFLSDPKNIENKKSEYYIPMMVNKLINDGTATVDVLDTTSTWFGVTYPADRDGVVARIRQLVDEGIYPKKLF from the coding sequence ATGAAACCAACATTATTACTTCTTGCAGCTGGCATGGGCAGCCGCTATGGTGGCTTAAAGCAGCTGGACGGACTTGGACCGAACGGCGAAACCATTATGGATTACTCCATATACGACGCCATAAAAGCCGGGTTCGGAAAGATAGTATTTATCATTCGCAAGGATTTCGAGGCTCAATTCAGAGAGAAAGTGCTGTCTAAATATGAGGGACACATACCTTCCGAGATTGTATTTCAAAGCGTTGATGCGCTGCCCGAGGGCTTTACAGTGCCCGAGGGGAGGGGAAAGCCATGGGGAACCAACCATGCCGTGCTAATGGCAAAGGCTGTTGTGCACGAACCTTTCTGTGTTATTAACTGCGACGACTTCTACAATCGCGATGCCTTCATGGTGATAGGGAAGTTTCTTGCCAACCTTCCTGAAGGCTCAAGGAACAAGTATGCCATGGTAGGCTTCCGTGTTGGCAACACCCTTAGCGAGAACGGAACAGTGTCGCGCGGACTGTGCAGCACGAACGAACAGGGACATCTGACCACCGTTGTGGAACGGACGAAGATAGAACGGCGCGATGGCAAGGTGCAATATATGGACGAAGACGGCAGCTGGACCACCGTTCCGGACAACACGCCCACCTCCATGAATGTGTGGGGATTTACTCCCGACTACTTCGAATACAGCGAAAGCTACTTCAAGGAATTTCTTTCCGACCCCAAGAACATTGAAAACAAAAAGTCGGAATACTACATACCAATGATGGTAAACAAACTCATTAATGACGGAACAGCCACCGTAGACGTGCTCGACACCACGAGTACATGGTTCGGCGTAACCTATCCGGCAGACAGGGACGGCGTCGTGGCACGCATAAGACAGCTTGTAGACGAAGGCATCTACCCCAAAAAGCTCTTCTAA
- a CDS encoding DHH family phosphoesterase, with product MNIRLLGDAEAKQLQQIVTEAEHIVICAHKSPDGDAIGSSLAWKLYLNQIGKTDVTLCMPDAYPDFLQWLPGASTVLRYDKHPEKVQQAFDRADLVCCLDFNQYARVEAMQATLEGCQAKRILIDHHLEPQTDNAITVSRPDMSSTSEMIFYIISQLEGYDSMTKECAQCIYCGMMTDTGGFTYNSTRPEIYFVIGQLLSKGIDKDSIYNRVFHNYSVNALRFRAHIIASKMKVVNELHAAYFMVTREDMCRFHFVKGDLEGVVNSPLQIKGLKLSISLREDTERPNLVLVSLRSSNGFHCQPMAVRYFNGGGHADASGGKLYCSVPEAEQIVLKALLAFQDELKRK from the coding sequence ATGAACATCAGATTACTGGGCGATGCAGAAGCTAAACAGTTGCAGCAAATTGTAACCGAGGCAGAACACATCGTCATTTGTGCACATAAATCGCCCGATGGAGATGCCATAGGCTCTTCGTTGGCGTGGAAATTGTACCTGAACCAGATAGGTAAGACGGATGTAACGCTATGCATGCCAGATGCATATCCCGACTTCCTGCAATGGCTTCCAGGCGCAAGTACCGTGCTGCGATACGACAAGCACCCTGAAAAAGTACAACAGGCATTCGACAGGGCAGATCTTGTCTGCTGCTTGGACTTCAACCAATATGCACGCGTTGAGGCGATGCAAGCCACCCTTGAGGGCTGTCAGGCAAAGCGAATACTCATAGACCACCACTTGGAACCACAGACCGACAACGCAATAACCGTATCGCGACCTGACATGTCGAGTACAAGCGAAATGATATTCTACATCATCAGTCAGTTAGAAGGATACGACAGCATGACGAAAGAATGTGCACAGTGCATTTATTGCGGCATGATGACCGACACCGGAGGCTTCACCTACAACTCTACACGCCCCGAAATATACTTCGTAATCGGACAATTGCTGTCGAAAGGCATCGATAAGGACAGCATATACAACCGGGTCTTCCATAACTATTCGGTGAATGCGCTGCGCTTCCGTGCCCATATCATAGCCAGTAAGATGAAAGTTGTAAACGAATTGCATGCCGCTTACTTCATGGTAACCAGGGAAGACATGTGCCGTTTCCACTTTGTAAAAGGCGATTTGGAAGGTGTGGTGAACTCGCCGCTACAGATTAAGGGGCTGAAACTAAGCATATCGTTGCGCGAAGACACCGAACGCCCCAACCTTGTATTAGTAAGTCTGCGGTCAAGCAACGGGTTCCACTGCCAGCCAATGGCGGTCCGATACTTCAATGGGGGCGGACACGCCGATGCTTCAGGCGGAAAGCTCTACTGTTCTGTACCCGAAGCCGAACAAATAGTGCTGAAAGCATTGCTCGCTTTCCAGGACGAACTGAAGCGAAAATAA
- the rho gene encoding transcription termination factor Rho, which translates to MFSKEELLEKDIPELANIAKDLGADYKKSDDKEAIIYAILDRQAVNAGISHPLGATKRKRTRITKKETDKVYTVHGKEGENFDLQKNKVQNTALPSLFKDLPDTQTAGKQETETEKPAETPKKRGRKKKEETQAQADTAAEKTPENNVKEEKPAETATETTTDIPAEAPVETATKPVAQPVEEIAETETPANDTTEMVIPEAEFVSQNGQTPENENTENLLEQLQAKVNARNEQMEEAENTVKDGVWEGDPGDGTDFITVVDIPVEDQGMVPSYDMFDRPNIPADANHASYYNESTTQQDVAPTYDFNNIIKANGVLEVMPDGYGFLRSSDYNYLSSPDDVYVPANQIKQNGLKTGDVVECHVRPPHEGEKYFPLTSIDMINGRAPAEVRDRVSFEHLTPLFPDEKFTLCGDPRTTNLSTRVVDLFSPIGKGQRALIVAQPKTGKTILMKDIANAIAANHPEAYLMMLLIDERPEEVTDMARTVNAEVIASTFDEPAERHVKIAGIVLEKAKRMVECGHDVVIFLDSITRLARAYNTVAPASGKVLTGGVDANALQKPKRFFGAARNIEGGGSLTIIATALIDTGSKMDEVIFEEFKGTGNMELQLDRSLSNKRIFPSVNLVASSTRRDDLLQDKTTIDRMWILRKYIADMNPIEAMNSIHDRMLHTRDNNEFLLSMNG; encoded by the coding sequence ATGTTTAGTAAAGAAGAATTATTAGAAAAGGATATTCCCGAGCTGGCGAATATCGCAAAAGACCTTGGAGCGGACTATAAAAAATCTGACGATAAAGAGGCCATTATCTATGCCATATTGGACAGACAGGCCGTTAACGCCGGCATATCGCACCCTTTGGGAGCAACAAAGCGTAAGCGTACGAGGATAACAAAGAAGGAAACGGACAAAGTTTACACCGTACACGGAAAAGAAGGAGAAAACTTTGACCTGCAAAAAAATAAGGTGCAAAACACTGCCTTGCCAAGTTTGTTTAAAGACTTGCCCGACACACAGACTGCCGGAAAGCAAGAAACCGAAACAGAAAAACCTGCGGAAACTCCTAAAAAACGTGGACGCAAGAAGAAGGAAGAAACACAGGCACAGGCTGACACCGCTGCTGAAAAAACTCCGGAAAACAACGTAAAAGAGGAAAAACCTGCAGAAACAGCAACCGAAACAACAACCGACATTCCTGCAGAGGCACCTGTTGAAACAGCAACAAAACCTGTTGCACAACCTGTAGAAGAAATTGCTGAGACAGAAACACCCGCCAACGATACAACGGAAATGGTGATACCGGAAGCCGAATTTGTATCGCAAAACGGACAAACACCCGAAAACGAGAACACGGAGAACCTTCTTGAACAGCTCCAGGCAAAGGTAAACGCACGCAACGAGCAAATGGAAGAAGCAGAAAATACGGTTAAAGACGGTGTGTGGGAGGGCGACCCAGGCGATGGGACAGACTTTATAACAGTGGTAGACATACCCGTGGAAGACCAAGGTATGGTGCCTTCTTACGACATGTTCGACCGTCCTAACATTCCAGCCGATGCCAACCATGCATCATACTACAACGAATCGACTACACAGCAGGACGTTGCACCAACCTACGACTTTAACAATATCATTAAGGCAAATGGCGTTTTGGAAGTTATGCCCGACGGTTATGGTTTCTTGCGGTCCAGCGATTACAACTACTTATCGTCGCCCGACGACGTGTATGTGCCTGCAAACCAGATTAAACAGAACGGTTTGAAGACGGGCGATGTGGTGGAATGCCACGTAAGACCACCCCATGAAGGAGAGAAATACTTCCCACTTACCTCGATAGACATGATAAACGGGCGTGCACCGGCAGAAGTTCGAGACCGTGTTTCGTTCGAACATCTGACACCATTGTTCCCCGACGAGAAGTTCACACTGTGTGGCGACCCACGCACAACAAACCTTTCGACTCGCGTGGTAGACCTTTTCTCACCGATTGGAAAGGGACAACGTGCGCTGATTGTGGCTCAGCCAAAGACAGGTAAGACTATATTAATGAAGGATATAGCCAATGCCATAGCAGCAAACCACCCTGAAGCATACCTCATGATGCTGCTTATAGACGAGCGTCCGGAGGAAGTTACCGACATGGCACGTACGGTTAATGCCGAAGTAATAGCATCTACGTTCGATGAACCAGCCGAACGCCATGTGAAAATAGCAGGCATTGTACTGGAAAAAGCAAAGCGAATGGTAGAGTGTGGGCACGATGTCGTTATCTTCCTCGACTCCATTACACGTCTCGCACGTGCCTATAACACAGTCGCCCCAGCCTCCGGCAAGGTGCTGACGGGTGGTGTTGATGCCAACGCATTGCAGAAACCGAAACGCTTTTTCGGTGCCGCCCGTAACATAGAAGGTGGAGGTTCGCTCACCATTATAGCAACAGCGCTCATCGATACAGGTTCTAAGATGGACGAAGTCATATTCGAAGAGTTCAAGGGAACGGGTAACATGGAGTTGCAACTCGACCGTTCTCTCAGCAACAAACGTATCTTCCCATCTGTCAATCTCGTTGCTTCGAGCACACGTCGCGATGATTTACTGCAGGACAAGACCACTATCGACCGCATGTGGATACTCCGTAAGTACATCGCAGACATGAATCCGATAGAGGCAATGAACTCTATTCACGACCGAATGTTGCATACTCGCGATAACAACGAGTTCTTGTTATCAATGAATGGATAA
- the ruvC gene encoding crossover junction endodeoxyribonuclease RuvC yields MTTAQQHPSKIILGIDPGTNVMGYGVIRTQGNKAEMVVMGVIDMRKEKDVYLRLGKVFERVTGIIEEYLPDEMAIEAPFFGKNIQSMLKLGRAQGVAIAAAIQREVPIHEYAPLKIKMAITGNGSASKDQVAGMLQRLLHLQDSEMPQFMDATDALGAAYCHFLQSNRPNSDAKHYGSWKDFALKNKSRISNK; encoded by the coding sequence ATGACGACAGCGCAGCAACATCCATCGAAAATCATTCTCGGCATAGACCCAGGGACAAACGTCATGGGCTATGGCGTGATACGGACACAAGGCAATAAGGCTGAAATGGTGGTGATGGGCGTTATCGATATGCGCAAAGAGAAAGACGTGTACCTGCGCTTGGGCAAGGTTTTTGAACGTGTTACGGGCATAATAGAAGAGTATCTGCCCGATGAAATGGCAATAGAAGCACCTTTTTTTGGCAAGAACATACAGTCGATGCTGAAGTTAGGACGAGCTCAAGGGGTAGCCATTGCAGCAGCAATACAGCGCGAAGTGCCCATACATGAGTATGCTCCGCTGAAGATTAAGATGGCTATAACAGGCAACGGCTCGGCTTCCAAAGACCAAGTAGCCGGCATGTTGCAACGCTTGCTGCACTTGCAGGACAGCGAAATGCCGCAGTTCATGGACGCAACCGATGCTCTCGGTGCTGCCTACTGCCACTTTCTGCAGTCTAATCGCCCCAATTCTGATGCCAAACACTATGGTTCGTGGAAAGATTTTGCCCTTAAAAACAAGTCGCGCATTAGTAATAAATAA
- a CDS encoding MBL fold metallo-hydrolase, whose amino-acid sequence MIQIKRFVFNMIEENTYIIWDDSLECVIIDCGAFYEEERQTIVDFIQDNHLKPVHLLATHAHLDHNFGINTINDEFGLLPEVSEKDAPALRSLKEQARNMFGMQLNYDFPPVEHTFKAGETIRFGHHELTVIDCPGHTPGGVTFYCKEENVAFTGDTLFRGSVGRTDFEGGSMFQLISSLRELSQLPDDTVVYPGHGEQTTIGYELAHNPYMDR is encoded by the coding sequence ATGATACAAATAAAGCGTTTTGTGTTCAACATGATAGAAGAAAACACCTATATTATATGGGACGACAGTCTGGAATGTGTCATCATTGACTGCGGTGCTTTCTATGAAGAAGAACGCCAGACAATAGTAGACTTCATTCAAGACAACCATCTTAAACCCGTCCACTTGCTGGCTACGCATGCCCATCTCGACCATAATTTCGGCATAAACACGATAAACGATGAGTTCGGACTGCTGCCGGAGGTGTCCGAAAAAGACGCTCCTGCATTGCGTTCGCTCAAGGAACAGGCGCGGAATATGTTCGGAATGCAGCTAAACTACGACTTCCCGCCTGTTGAACACACCTTTAAAGCAGGCGAAACGATTAGGTTTGGGCATCACGAACTGACGGTTATAGACTGTCCGGGACACACTCCGGGAGGTGTAACTTTCTATTGCAAAGAAGAAAATGTGGCGTTTACGGGCGACACGCTCTTCCGTGGCAGCGTGGGACGGACCGACTTTGAGGGTGGAAGTATGTTCCAACTGATTAGCAGTTTAAGGGAATTGTCGCAGCTGCCCGACGACACCGTAGTGTATCCGGGGCACGGAGAGCAGACAACAATAGGCTACGAGCTTGCTCACAATCCCTATATGGACCGATAG
- the rsmG gene encoding 16S rRNA (guanine(527)-N(7))-methyltransferase RsmG, translated as MADLITKYFPNITARQREQFDALYDLYADWNAKINVISRKDITNLYEHHVLHSLAIAKFINFRDDTNVLDLGTGGGFPGIPLAIMFPNANFKMIDGTGKKIKVATEIANAIGLENVLLQHKRGEEERGKFDFIVSRAVMPLSDMMKIVRKNIAKDNHNAFENGIIVLKGGTLDEELKPFKKIVVQEKLSQWFEEPWFEEKNLIYVPCV; from the coding sequence ATGGCAGACCTTATTACTAAATATTTTCCCAACATAACAGCTCGACAACGCGAGCAATTCGACGCTTTGTACGACCTGTATGCCGATTGGAACGCAAAAATAAACGTCATTTCGCGCAAGGATATAACCAATTTGTATGAACACCATGTGCTGCATTCGCTTGCAATAGCCAAGTTCATAAACTTCAGAGACGACACAAATGTACTCGATTTGGGTACCGGCGGCGGCTTTCCGGGCATTCCGCTGGCAATAATGTTCCCCAATGCGAACTTTAAAATGATAGATGGAACGGGCAAAAAGATTAAGGTTGCCACCGAAATTGCCAATGCCATAGGTTTGGAAAACGTGCTTCTGCAACACAAGCGCGGCGAAGAAGAGAGGGGAAAGTTCGACTTTATTGTATCGAGAGCAGTAATGCCACTATCCGATATGATGAAAATTGTACGCAAAAACATAGCGAAGGACAACCATAATGCCTTTGAGAACGGCATAATAGTACTGAAAGGAGGAACGCTTGACGAGGAATTGAAACCCTTTAAGAAGATTGTTGTACAAGAAAAGCTGTCGCAATGGTTTGAAGAACCGTGGTTCGAAGAAAAGAATTTAATATATGTCCCTTGCGTTTAG
- a CDS encoding RsiV family protein has product MAASCTQKKAKAKLVVPTDKVTMDTTIRFNKDAACQIHISYAFLKGKQYAVANDSLLRMGTLQPNYFATSYEKLAPQQVIPRLAQNYGKEYLELARWLKDREHAASQLNWALNIDTRILPGKGDYVVYLSNIAIKTGETTSKYSLCFNIDPQTGRQITLKEVFGDDYNETLTKKIIEKMAKNNDWDNDDLAQAQAKGYFVGIKPYPSNNFILSDDSTTFIYSPGEINPKEVRVTIEN; this is encoded by the coding sequence ATGGCAGCAAGCTGTACACAAAAGAAAGCAAAAGCAAAGCTGGTTGTGCCCACCGACAAGGTTACAATGGACACTACCATTCGGTTCAATAAGGATGCTGCGTGCCAAATACATATAAGTTACGCCTTCTTAAAGGGTAAACAGTATGCCGTTGCCAACGATTCGTTGCTCAGAATGGGCACTTTGCAGCCTAATTACTTCGCTACAAGCTACGAAAAACTTGCTCCGCAGCAGGTAATACCGCGGTTGGCACAGAACTATGGTAAGGAATATCTGGAGTTGGCACGCTGGTTGAAGGACCGCGAACATGCCGCCAGTCAGCTAAATTGGGCGCTTAACATAGACACACGCATACTTCCCGGCAAGGGAGACTACGTGGTTTACCTGTCGAACATTGCCATTAAGACGGGCGAAACCACCTCAAAATATTCTCTTTGCTTCAATATCGACCCGCAAACTGGCAGGCAGATAACGTTGAAAGAAGTGTTTGGAGACGATTACAACGAGACTTTGACGAAGAAAATCATCGAAAAAATGGCAAAAAACAACGATTGGGACAACGACGATTTGGCGCAAGCGCAAGCCAAAGGATATTTCGTAGGCATCAAACCCTACCCTTCTAACAATTTTATTCTGTCCGACGACTCTACAACTTTTATATATTCGCCGGGTGAAATAAACCCTAAAGAGGTGCGAGTTACAATAGAAAATTAA
- a CDS encoding HAD family hydrolase, whose product MKMIKACLFDLDGVVFDTEPLYTEFWKSIFNEFYPTEQDLELKIKGQTLTQIYNRYFAGQPNRQAEITRRADEYERQMQYTYVDGLTDFVQQLKQSGVKTAIVTSSNKAKMENVYHQHPMFKQLFDAVFTAEDFHESKPSPDGYLTAAHALGVDPADCIVFEDSFNGLRAGVAAKARVVGLATTNPAESIKEFTKEVIPNFVGYELTEQ is encoded by the coding sequence ATGAAAATGATAAAGGCGTGTCTTTTCGATTTAGATGGAGTGGTGTTTGACACCGAACCACTTTATACAGAGTTCTGGAAAAGTATCTTTAACGAGTTTTATCCAACCGAACAAGATTTGGAATTAAAGATAAAAGGACAGACCCTAACCCAAATTTACAATCGCTATTTTGCAGGACAGCCCAACCGACAGGCAGAGATAACACGCCGAGCGGACGAATATGAACGCCAAATGCAGTACACGTATGTAGACGGTTTGACCGACTTTGTGCAACAGTTGAAGCAAAGTGGTGTAAAAACAGCAATAGTAACGAGTTCCAATAAAGCCAAGATGGAAAACGTGTACCACCAACACCCCATGTTCAAACAACTTTTCGATGCTGTGTTTACGGCTGAAGACTTCCACGAAAGTAAGCCTTCGCCTGATGGATATCTCACCGCTGCACATGCATTAGGCGTAGATCCAGCCGACTGCATAGTGTTCGAGGATAGCTTTAACGGACTTCGTGCAGGTGTTGCAGCCAAGGCACGAGTGGTTGGACTGGCTACTACAAACCCGGCAGAAAGCATTAAAGAGTTTACGAAAGAAGTAATACCAAACTTCGTTGGCTATGAACTAACGGAACAATAA
- the panB gene encoding 3-methyl-2-oxobutanoate hydroxymethyltransferase yields MGYLSTDKKKITAVTLRQMKGAGEKIAQITAYDYTTAKIFDESGIDSILVGDSASNVMCGNDNTLPITIEAMIYHAKAVAKACAHAFVVCDMPFGSYQVNSDEGVRNAIRIMKESGVDAVKLEGGSEVVATVKAIIAAGIPVVGHLGLTPQSVHKFGGYGLRAKNEAEATKLLDDAKLLDEAGVCALVLEKVPQALAAEVSKQIKTPTIGIGAGSGTDGQVLVYADAMGMTQGFKPKFLRHFADVRKCMADGIADYMRCVKAQTFPNNDESY; encoded by the coding sequence ATGGGCTATTTATCAACAGACAAGAAGAAGATAACTGCAGTAACACTTCGGCAGATGAAGGGTGCAGGAGAGAAGATTGCGCAGATTACGGCATATGATTATACAACGGCAAAAATATTCGACGAATCCGGCATAGACAGCATACTGGTTGGCGATTCGGCTTCGAACGTAATGTGTGGAAACGACAACACGTTGCCCATAACCATCGAAGCAATGATTTATCATGCCAAGGCAGTGGCAAAAGCGTGTGCCCATGCCTTTGTAGTATGCGACATGCCGTTTGGTAGTTATCAGGTTAATAGCGACGAAGGAGTGCGCAATGCCATTCGCATAATGAAGGAAAGCGGTGTAGATGCCGTGAAATTAGAAGGGGGCAGCGAGGTTGTTGCCACTGTAAAGGCTATTATTGCAGCAGGCATACCTGTAGTAGGGCATCTCGGACTGACCCCCCAGAGCGTGCATAAGTTCGGTGGTTACGGCTTAAGGGCAAAGAACGAGGCAGAAGCAACCAAGCTGTTGGACGATGCCAAGCTGTTGGACGAAGCTGGCGTGTGCGCTTTGGTGTTGGAGAAAGTGCCACAAGCATTAGCCGCCGAGGTGTCGAAGCAAATCAAGACGCCCACCATTGGCATTGGAGCAGGCAGCGGAACCGACGGACAAGTACTGGTTTATGCCGACGCTATGGGTATGACGCAAGGTTTTAAGCCCAAATTCTTACGACATTTTGCCGATGTAAGGAAGTGTATGGCCGATGGAATTGCCGATTATATGAGGTGTGTGAAGGCACAAACATTCCCGAACAACGACGAGTCGTATTAG
- a CDS encoding DUF4827 domain-containing protein — MKKIIFLLALVLGAICISSCRDHDTYDDQLKRERKSINAFIVKHKINVISEVQFEKQGSKTDISKNQYVLLKNSGVYMQIAYEGTGEKLKDGETATVLCRFDEINVPGDTLQLTNRNLRWDGVVDKMMVTRISGTFTASFDKASSVMARIYKTVSVPKGWLVPLPYIKLGRIKSATDKLAHVRLIVPSAQGQALANKQVYACFYDITFQRGA; from the coding sequence ATGAAGAAGATTATCTTTCTACTTGCACTCGTGTTAGGTGCAATTTGCATAAGTTCGTGCCGCGACCATGACACTTACGACGACCAGTTGAAACGCGAACGCAAGTCTATTAATGCGTTTATAGTAAAGCATAAGATAAACGTTATCTCGGAAGTTCAGTTCGAAAAACAAGGTTCTAAGACCGACATATCAAAGAATCAGTACGTCCTTCTTAAAAATTCCGGCGTGTATATGCAAATAGCTTACGAGGGAACGGGCGAGAAATTGAAAGACGGAGAGACGGCAACCGTGCTTTGCAGGTTCGACGAAATCAACGTGCCGGGCGACACGTTGCAGCTCACTAACAGGAATTTGCGTTGGGACGGAGTGGTAGACAAGATGATGGTTACACGAATCAGCGGGACGTTTACGGCTTCGTTCGACAAGGCTTCGAGCGTCATGGCACGCATTTACAAAACTGTGTCCGTCCCGAAAGGCTGGCTTGTGCCGCTGCCTTACATTAAATTGGGGCGCATTAAAAGTGCTACCGACAAGTTGGCACACGTGCGTCTCATAGTCCCATCGGCTCAAGGGCAAGCCTTAGCCAACAAACAAGTGTACGCTTGCTTCTACGATATAACCTTCCAAAGGGGTGCTTAA
- the glmM gene encoding phosphoglucosamine mutase gives MTLIKSISGIRGTIGGPTGDTLNPLDIVKFTSAYATYIARQHPGKKLKIVVGRDARISGEMVKNVVCGTLMGIGADVVNIGLATTPTTELAVRMEGADGGIIITASHNPRQWNALKLLNNEGEFLTAADGAAVLDIAEKEDFNYADVDQLGHYREDNSFDQRHINAVKALELADLEAIKARKFRVCVDTINSVGGVILPKLLDQIGVEYTLLNGEPTGDFAHNPEPIERNLGGIMTEMKKGGYDLGIVVDPDVDRLAFIREDGIMFGEEYTLVSVADYILDHVKGNTVSNLSSTRALRDVTEKHGGKYYAAAVGEVNVTTKMKEVGAVIGGEGNGGVIYPESHYGRDALVGIVLFLSSLAQKGLKASELRKTFPEYFIAKNRIDLTPETDVDAILTKVKQLYGNEKDVQVTDIDGVKLDFPTSWVHLRKSNTEPIIRVYSEAGSIEEADALGKKLMQVVYDMQ, from the coding sequence ATGACACTTATAAAGTCTATTTCAGGCATTCGGGGTACCATTGGCGGACCGACGGGCGACACTTTGAACCCGCTTGACATTGTTAAATTCACATCGGCTTACGCTACTTACATTGCAAGACAGCACCCGGGAAAGAAGCTGAAGATTGTTGTCGGACGCGATGCACGCATCTCCGGCGAGATGGTAAAGAACGTAGTGTGCGGCACGCTCATGGGTATTGGCGCCGATGTAGTGAACATTGGCTTGGCAACTACACCGACTACGGAGCTTGCCGTGCGCATGGAAGGTGCCGATGGTGGCATTATTATAACGGCATCGCACAATCCACGCCAGTGGAACGCACTGAAATTGCTAAACAACGAGGGCGAATTCTTGACGGCTGCAGACGGTGCTGCCGTGCTCGACATAGCAGAAAAGGAAGATTTCAACTATGCCGACGTAGACCAACTTGGACACTACAGGGAGGACAACTCGTTCGACCAACGCCACATCAACGCAGTGAAAGCACTCGAATTGGCAGACTTGGAAGCCATTAAAGCCCGCAAGTTCCGTGTCTGTGTAGACACAATCAACTCTGTCGGAGGCGTTATCCTGCCCAAATTGCTCGACCAAATCGGTGTGGAATATACACTGCTGAACGGCGAACCTACGGGCGACTTCGCCCATAACCCCGAACCGATAGAACGAAACCTCGGTGGAATCATGACAGAAATGAAGAAAGGAGGCTACGACCTCGGCATTGTCGTAGACCCGGACGTGGACCGTCTGGCATTCATACGGGAAGATGGCATCATGTTTGGCGAGGAGTACACGTTGGTAAGTGTGGCAGATTACATTCTCGACCACGTAAAAGGAAACACCGTCAGCAACCTTTCTTCTACGCGAGCCTTGCGCGATGTAACCGAGAAACACGGCGGAAAGTACTATGCCGCAGCCGTTGGCGAGGTGAATGTAACTACCAAAATGAAGGAGGTAGGTGCTGTTATAGGCGGCGAAGGCAACGGCGGCGTCATCTATCCGGAGAGCCATTACGGTCGCGATGCACTTGTTGGAATCGTTCTTTTCCTTAGTTCGCTGGCGCAAAAGGGCTTGAAGGCAAGCGAACTGCGCAAGACTTTCCCTGAGTATTTCATAGCAAAGAACCGCATAGACCTTACTCCCGAGACCGACGTAGATGCTATTTTGACCAAGGTTAAGCAGCTTTATGGCAACGAAAAGGACGTACAGGTAACCGACATTGACGGTGTTAAGCTCGACTTTCCTACATCGTGGGTACACCTCCGCAAGTCGAACACCGAGCCAATCATACGTGTTTACAGCGAAGCAGGCAGCATTGAGGAAGCCGATGCATTAGGCAAGAAGCTCATGCAGGTAGTGTACGACATGCAATAA